A region from the Pirellulales bacterium genome encodes:
- a CDS encoding PEP-CTERM sorting domain-containing protein: QIQTILDVNADGKDNNIDEQALINFLLAGHGSDSGAVPEPTSWLLLGMGAAALLVSRRRKKIASPKGVA, encoded by the coding sequence GCAAATCCAAACCATCCTGGACGTGAACGCGGACGGCAAAGACAACAACATCGACGAGCAAGCGCTGATCAACTTCCTGCTGGCCGGCCACGGCAGCGATTCCGGCGCCGTGCCCGAACCCACCAGTTGGCTGCTCCTCGGAATGGGCGCCGCCGCCCTGCTGGTCTCGCGGCGTCGCAAGAAAATCG